From one Lotus japonicus ecotype B-129 chromosome 3, LjGifu_v1.2 genomic stretch:
- the LOC130746384 gene encoding L10-interacting MYB domain-containing protein-like — MSQVHVKRKRADWSDKNLGIFLKVCVEEVRAGNRPHTHFTRTGWANIQAKFNNATKLAYDYKKFKNKWDHLKVDWALWTKLNAIESGLGWDATKRTVAASDEWWEAKIKESPEVGKFRDEGLKFFPEMEILFKGVVAIGLAAYAPSEDSRDSHGQSIGVEESFDADIDEAETEEHGIEVEMTAQPSSSRGNGQRKRGREGEKKVGAAANLSSQLERVINSFESSDPGSKNDPANINACVERLKNLPGLTRGSDLFYTGISLMDKRENRLIFLSLEEPTLQLGWIKSKHK, encoded by the exons ATGTCTCAAGTTCATGTGAAACGAAAGAGAGCAGATTGGAGTGATAAGAATCttggaatttttttgaaagtgtgcGTTGAAGAGGTACGTGCTGGGAATAGACCTCACACTCACTTTACAAGAACTGGATGGGCAAATATACAAGCCAAGTTCAACAATGCCACAAAGTTAGCATatgattataaaaaatttaaaaataagtgggatCATTTGAAAGTAGATTGGGCATTATGGACAAAGCTTAATGCAATAGAATCAGGTCTTGGTTGGGATGCAACTAAGAGAACAGTAGCTGCTAGTGATGAATGGTGGGAGGCCAAAATCAAG GAGAGTCCTGAGGTTGGAAAGTTTAGAGATGAAGGTCTGAAATTTTTTCCTGAGATGGAAATTTTATTCAAGGGTGTAGTTGCTATTGGTCTTGCAGCATATGCTCCATCTGAAGATTCAAGAGACTCTCACGGTCAAAGCATTGGAGTGGAAGAGTCATTTGATGCTGATATTGATGAGGCCGAAACAGAAGAGCATGGGATTGAGGTAGAAATGACAGCGCAACCATCATCTTCAAGGGGAAATGGACAAAGGAAGAGAGGTAGAGAGGGTGAGAAGAAAGTTGGGGCTGCGGCTAACCTCTCTAGTCAATTGGAACGTGTTATTAATAGCTTTGAGTCAAGTGATCCTGGATCTAAAAATGATCCTGCTAACATCAATGCATGTGTAGAGAGGCTAAAGAATCTTCCAGGGCTCACTCGTGGGAGTGATTTATTTTACACGGGCATTAGTCTTATGGACAAAAGGGAGAATAGGCTTATCTTTCTTTCCTTAGAGGAGCCTACACTGCAGCTTGGATGGATTAAGTCTAAACACAAATAG
- the LOC130746383 gene encoding 26S proteasome regulatory subunit 7 has product MTIDHEDELKDEKNPRPLDEDDIALLKTYGLGPYSTSIKKAEKEIKDMAKKVNDLCGIKESDTGLAAPSQWDLVSDKQMMQEEQPLQVARCTKIINPNSEDAKYVINVKQIAKFVVGLGDKVSPTDIEEGMRVGVDRNKYQIQIPLPPKIDPSVTMMTVEEKPDVTYNDVGGCKEQIEKMREVVELPMLHPEKFVKLGIDPPKGVLCYGPPGTGKTLLARAVANRTDACFIRVIGSELVQKYVGEGARMVRELFQMARSKKACIVFFDEVDAIGGARFDDGVGGDNEVQRTMLEIVNQLDGFDARGNIKVLMATNRPDTLDPALLRPGRLDRKVEFGLPDLESRTQIFKIHTRTMNCERDIRFELLSRLCPNSTGADIRSVCTEAGMYAIRARRKTVTEKDFLDAVNKVIKGYQKFSATPKYMVYN; this is encoded by the exons ATGACAATTGATCACGAAGATGAACTCAAGGACGAGAAGAATCCCCGACCCCTCGACGAGGATGACATCGCTCTCCTCAAAACCtac GGTTTGGGGCCTTATTCCACAAGCATAAAAAAAGCGGAGAAGGAAATCAAAGATATGGCGAAGAAAGTAAATGACTTATGTG GTATCAAGGAGTCTGATACTGGATTAGCTGCACCAAGCCAATGGGATCTTGTTTCTGATAAGCAAATGATGCAGGAGGAGCAGCCTCTTCAG GTGGCAAGATGCActaagatcatcaatccaaacTCTGAAGATGCGAAATATGTTATCAATGTGAAGCAGATTGCAAAG TTTGTTGTTGGGCTAGGAGACAAAGTCTCCCCCACTGACATCGAGGAAGGAATGCGTGTTGG GGTTGATAGAAACAAATATCAGATTCAGATTCCGTTGCCTCCAAAAATTGATCCTAGTGTTACCATGATGACAGTTGAAGAGAAGCCAGATGTGACATATAATGATGTTGGTGGTTGCAAGGAGCAAATTGAGAAGATGCGTGAA GTTGTTGAACTGCCAATGCTTCATCCAGAGAAATTCGTCAAGCTTGGAATTGATCCTCCAAAGGGTGTTCTCTGTTATGGTCCACCAGGAACTGGCAAAACACTTCTGGCTAGGGCTGTGGCTAATAGGACCGATGCTTGTTTTATAAGGGTTATTGGAAGTGAGCTGGTTCAGAAATATGTTGGTGAGGGAGCTCGGATGGTTCGTGAGCTGTTCCAG ATGGCTCGTTCAAAGAAGGCCTGCATTGTATTTTTTGATGAAGTAGATGCAATTGGAGGGGCTCGATTTGATGATGGTGTTGGTGGTGACAATGAGGTTCAGCGCACAATGCTTGAGATTGTGAATCAACTCGATGGGTTTGATGCTCGAGGAAACATCAAAGTTTTGATGGCAACTAACAG GCCTGACACTCTAGATCCAGCTCTACTTCGGCCTGGGCGATTGGATCGGAAAGTTGAATTTGGCCTTCCTGATTTAGAGAGTAGGACGCAGATATTCAAGATACACACAAGAACAATGAACTGTGAAAGGGATATCCGTTTTGAACTTCTGTCTCGCCTTTGCCCAAATTCCACTG GAGCTGATATCAGGAGTGTATGCACTGAAGCTGGTATGTATGCTATCCGTGCCCGAAGGAAGACTGTGACAGAGAAAGACTTCCTTGATGCAGTGAATAAAGTCATCAAAGGATACCAGAAGTTCAGTGCTACTCCCAAGTATATGGTCTACAACtga
- the LOC130746382 gene encoding protein STRUBBELIG-RECEPTOR FAMILY 6, producing the protein MSVDPRPVLVFMFIISTCILVINGDTDPNDAAALKNLFQSMSSASQLNWPANGNDPCGQSWKGITCSGNRVTEIKLPGLGLTGTLGYLLQSLSSLTNLDLSNNNLGNTIPYSLPQNLKHLNLANNNFNGGIPYSISDMTSLVDLNLGHNQLQQGLTVDFEKLSSLSTLDVSFNSLTGDLPQTMSSLSSITTMNLQSNQFTGTIDVLANLPLETLNVENNHFTGWIPQQLKGINLQTGGNTWSSGPAPPPPPGTPTVTKGNRDHKSGGHSTSSGAGTSDGGKKSGIGGGGIAGIIISILVVGAIIAFFLVKRRSKKSISDVEKLDNQPLAPLTSNEVHEMNSMQTSSVIDLKTFDTSAATISLKPPPFDRHKSFDEDEFSKKPAIVKKTITAPANVKSYSIADLQIATGSFSVDQLLGEGCFGRVYRAQFDDGKVLAVKKIDSLVLPNDSSEDFVELVSNISHLHHPNVTELVGYCSEHGQHLLVYEFHKSGSLHDFLHLPDEYSKPLIWNSRVKIALGIARALEYLHEVCSPSVVHKNIKSANILLDADINPHLSDSGLASYIPGANQVLMNNAGSGYEAPEVSLSGQYTLKSDVYGFGVVMLELISGRKPFDSSRSRFEQSLVRWATPQLHDIDALAKMVDPALEGLYPVKSLSRFADVIALCVQPEPEFRPPMSEVVQALVRLVQRTNMSKRTQGGTPRAGDVPDTQDF; encoded by the exons CTGCTGCTCTAAAGAATCTGTTTCAAAGTATGAGCTCAGCATCCCAGCTAAATTGGCCTGCAAATGGTAATGATCCTTGTGGACAGTCTTGGAAAGGCATCACTTGCTCAGGCAACCGAGTTACAGAGAT TAAATTACCTGGCCTTGGACTAACTGGGACTTTGGGCTATCTGCTACAAAGCTTGTCATCTCTGACAAACCT AGATCTGAGTAACAACAATCTTGGTAACACCATACCCTACAGCCTTCCTCAAAATTTGAAGCACTT AAATCTGGCTAATAATAATTTCAATGGGGGGATACCTTATTCTATTTCTGATATGACTTCACTTGTAGACCT GAATCTCGGTCACAATCAGCTGCAGCAAGGACTGACTGTGGACTTTGAAAAGCTTTCTTCCCTCTCTACATT GGATGTCTCGTTTAATTCCTTGACAGGTGACCTACCTCAGACTATGAGCTCTCTTTCAAGCATAACCACCAT GAACCTGCAGAGCAATCAGTTTACAGGCACCATTGATGTCCTTGCTAATCTCCCTCTTGAGACTTT GAATGTCGAAAACAATCATTTTACCGGCTGGATACCACAACAGCTGAAAGGCATAAACCTACA AACGGGTGGTAATACATGGAGCTCGGGCCCTGCACCGCCACCTCCTCCGGGGACACCTACGGTTACAAAAGGCAACCGAGATCACAAGTCTGGTGGGCATAGCACCTCATCAGGTGCTGGCACAAGTGATGGAGGCAAAAAATCTGGTATTGGAGGTGGTGGCATTGCTGGAATAATTATCTCTATCCTAGTTGTTGGGGCGATAATAGCATTCTTTCTGGTAAAGAGAAGATCCAAGAAGTCAATTTCAGATGTGGAAAAGCTTGATAACCAGCCTTTGGCTCCTCTTACTTCAAATGAAGTACATG AAATgaattccatgcaaacttctaGTGTGATTGACTTGAAGACGTTTGATACTTCTGCGGCCACAATCAGTCTTAAACCCCCGCCTTTTGATCGTCATAAATCATTTGATGAGGATGAGTTTTCAAAGAAGCCAGCAATTGTCAAGAAGACCATAACTGCTCCAGCAAATGTGAAATCATATTCTATAGCTGACCTGCAGATTGCGACTGGAAGCTTCAGTGTGGACCAACTTCTTGGTGAGGGGTGTTTTGGACGTGTATACCGTGCTCAATTTGATGATGGAAAG GTTCTTGCTGTGAAGAAGATAGATTCATTGGTCCTTCCCAATGATTCGTCTGAAGATTTTGTAGAACTAGTTTCAAACATCTCCCATCTGCATCATCCCAATGTGACAGAGCTTGTAGGTTATTGTTCAGAGCATGGACAACACCTCCTAGTCTATGAGTTTCATAAAAGTGGATCACTGCATGACTTCCTCCACCTACCTGATGAGTATAGCAAACCATTAATATGGAATTCACGTGTCAAGATTGCATTGGGGATTGCACGTGCTCTAGA GTACTTACATGAAGTTTGTTCACCATCAGTTGTTCATAAGAATATTAAATCAGCCAACATATTACTTGATGCTGATATTAATCCTCATCTTTCAGACAGTGGATTGGCCAGCTATATTCCTGGTGCAAACCAG GTGCTAATGAATAATGCTGGATCTGGATACGAAGCTCCGGAAGTTAGCTTGTCTGGTCAATATACTCTCAAGAGTGATGTATACGGCTTTGGAGTTGTCATGTTGGAGCTTATTAGTGGACGGAAACCATTTGATAG ctcaagatcaaggtttgaGCAGTCTTTGGTTCGATGGGCAACACCTCAACTCCACGATATTGATGCATTGGCTAAAATGGTTGATCCTGCATTAGAAGGGCTATACCCTGTTAAGTCTCTTTCTCGATTTGCTGATGTCATTGCTCTTTGTGTTCAG CCGGAACCTGAATTCCGACCACCTATGTCAGAAGTGGTTCAAGCACTGGTTCGATTAGTGCAACGAACTAACATGAGCAAGCGGACACAAGGAGGAACCCCAAGAGCGGGTGATGTTCCAGACACACAAGACTTCTAA
- the LOC130744825 gene encoding uncharacterized protein LOC130744825, whose protein sequence is MVGQPASVRNLEERFQHSGETISRQFHSVLNAVCGLARDIIKPIDSSFSDVPDEIKNDVRYYPYFKDCIGAIDGTHIRVCVPPQLQATYIGRKGYTTTNVMAACDFNMCFTFVWAGWEGSAHDAKIFMEALRRPSLHFPHPPHGKYYLVDAGYPTFMGFLGPYKKNRYHLPQFRNGPRITGRVEVFNYYHSSLRNVIERSFGCCKAKWKILGSMPSYDLKTQNKIITACMALHNFIRRNDRSDEEFDANYENEDGGGENEAGPSTVTWEEPDFQSSLQMEQIREHIKNMFPTRV, encoded by the exons ATGGTGGGTCAACCAGCTTCTGTTCGCAATTTAGAGGAGAGATTCCAACATTCTGGAGAAACAATATCTAGACAGTTTCATAGCGTCCTAAATGCTGTTTGTGGACTTGCAAGAGACATAATTAAACCTATTGACTCATCATTTAGTGATGTTCCTGATGAGATTAAGAATGATGTCAGATATTACCCTTATTTTAAAGATTGCATTGGTGCAATAGATGGTACTCACATAAGAGTTTGTGTTCCTCCTCAACTCCAGGCAACTTATATTGGTAGGAAAGGTTACACTACCACTAATGTCATGGCTGCTTGTGATTTCAACATGTGTTTCACCTTTGTCTGGGCTGGGTGGGAGGGTTCTGCACATGATGCTAAGATTTTTATGGAGGCTCTGCGTAGACCATCATTGCATTTTCCCCATCCTCCTCATG gTAAATATTATCTTGTTGATGCGGGATACCCTACTTTTATGGGTTTTCTAGGGCCATACAAAAAAAATAGGTATCATCTTCCGCAATTCAGAAATGGACCTAGAATAACAGGGAGAGTTGAGGTGTTCAATTATTATCATTCTAGTCTTCGCAATGTGATTGAACGATCATTTGGTTGTTGCAAAGCAAAATGGAAGATACTAGGTAGTATGCCTTCTTATGATTTGAAGACACAAAACAAAATCATTACGGCTTGTATGGCTTTGCATAACTTTATTAGAAGAAATGATAGAAGTGATGAAGAATTTGATGCAAATTATGAAAATgaagatggaggaggagaaaatGAAGCTGGCCCAAGTACTGTTACATGGGAGGAACCTGATTTTCAAAGTTCCTTGCAAATGGAGCAAATTAGGGAACACATCAAAAATATGTTTCCAACACGAGTTTAG
- the LOC130746386 gene encoding uncharacterized protein LOC130746386 encodes MSFHAFGIANAHPSFQYALCSPRLQILSSVSCDWKLLDKFNNGNFDVGGVEMRRCGRFLVKACATTTLEPKRVAGEEGEVLGSKMLLESCYEDSEGLDEREKLRRMRISKANKGNTPWNKGRKLSKHSAETLRKIKERTRLAMQSPKVKMKLVNPRNAHSAERKQKIAAGVKMRWQRRREKMAVQETCCLEWQNLIAQASREGYVDQKELQWNSYETLYEELKLELLVSVKQRKQMPRAPGSKTTPWTSGQRRKVAEAISVDLEYRRKGYTTKAKYHDIEGAEMKPRRRPSDDGQSTRSNTVMEKDPANDISVESGTRILNLISSGNAEFPAFKDHLESPKLDMMKSVKAQRGVAETKLNKAIERARLLIAEAEKAAKALEATEMKSPFAQASLMESRKLIAEAIQSLQSIDTKGITASNVPSVALAMANEENDTEFEVLSQSHMLPINGKKMLSSSDYNKFSEDLDKCASDQQMETEQDQSSEYKTDPSPTVLGVQSIKNETQLKLPAVVSKKWVRGRLVELKQN; translated from the exons ATGAGCTTCCATGCCTTTG GGATTGCAAATGCACATCCCTCCTTCCAATATGCTCTGTGTTCACCCAGGTTGCAAATACTATCATCAGTTTCTTGTGATTGGAAACTCTTGGACAAGTTTAATAATGGCAACTTTGATGTGGGGGGTGTGGAGATGAGAAGGTGTGGAAGATTTCTAGTAAAGGCTTGTGCTACTACTACCCTTGAACCTAAGAGGGTAGCTGGAGAGGAAGGTGAAGTATTGGGTTCCAAGATGTTGCTTGAATCTTGTTATGAAGATTCTGAAGGACTTGATGAAAGGGAGAAGTTGAGAAGGATGAGGATTTCAAAAGCCAATAAAGGAAATACACCATGGAACAAGGGGAGAAAGCTGTCAAAGCACAGTGCTG AAACTTTGCGGAAAATCAAGGAAAGAACAAGACTTGCAATGCAGAGTCCTAAG GTCAAAATGAAGTTGGTTAATCCTAGGAATGCACATTC TGCAGAAAGAAAGCAGAAGATAGCTGCtggagtgaaaatgagatggcaAAGGAGGCGAGAAAAGATGGCGGTTCAGGAAACTTGCTGCCTTGAGTGGCAGAATTTAATTGCACAAGCTTCTAGAGAAGGCTATGTTGATCAGAAAGAGCTGCAATGGAATTCCTATGAAACCTTGTATGAAGAGTTGAAGCTGGAGTTGCTGGTGAGTGTCAAACAAAGGAAACAAATGCCAAGGGCACCAGGTAGCAAAACAACACCCTGGACTTCTGGACAAAGAAGAAAAGTTGCAGAGGCAATCTCTGTAGATCTT GAATACCGCAGAAAAGGTTACACTACAAAGGCCAAGTATCATGACATTGAAGGAGCTGAAATGAAGCCAAGAAGAAGGCCAAGTGATGATGGACAGTCCACAAGGAGTAACACTGTAATGGAAAAGGATCCTGCTAATGACATTAGTGTTGAAAGTGGAACCAGAATTCTTAACCTGATCTCCTCAGGCAATGCTGAATTCCCAGCCTTTAAGGATCATTTGGAGAGTCCTAAGCTGGATATGATGAAGAGCGTTAAAGCCCAGAGAGGTGTTGCAGAAACCAAACTGAACAAAGCCATTGAGCGAGCTCG ACTATTGATTGCTGAAGCTGAAAAGGCTGCCAAAGCACTTGAGGCTACTGAAATGAAGAGTCCCTTTGCTCAAGCTTCCCTCATGGAATCTAGAAAGCTTATAGCTGAAGCAATTCAATCACTTCAATCCATTGATACAAAAGGGATAACTGCGAGTAATGTCCCTTCTGTTGCTTTGGCCATGGCCAATGAGGAAAACGATACAGAATTTGAAGTTCTAAGCCAATCACATATGCTCCCAATAAACGGTAAGAAAATGTTATCATCAAGTGACTACAACAAGTTTTCAGAAGATCTTGACAAATGTGCGTCAGATCAACAAATGGAAACAGAACAGGATCAGAGTAGTGAATACAAAACAGACCCTTCTCCAACTGTGCTAGGAGTTCAGTCCATTAAAAATGAAACACAGCTTAAATTACCTGCTGTTGTAAGTAAAAAGTGGGTTCGTGGAAGGCTTGTTGAATTGAAACAGAACTGa
- the LOC130746387 gene encoding RING-H2 finger protein ATL3, with the protein MVAPPESNDTLGESNTVELTGKIMVVAVIFLFMVVVFVLLLHLYAKWFWWRIEESTAPQPLHRRRRRRRFVFAPGQDPVVYGANQTGLDPAVLKSLPVLVVKPEDFKDGLECAVCISEIVEGEKARLLPKCNHGFHVDCIDMWFQSHSTCPLCRNPVASESCKPNGSSNAEENVSGDSEQLEAENSGAMDGLEASNFPTNVLVWGDQTQVASFGVSLEEGTSQQPPCTSSSPSASDGRCHGMLVIDIPNEFTSSSLSPSGNRCVEDDLKSPMTTRLRSFKRLLSRDKRLSPCSPSSIDVEQAQS; encoded by the coding sequence ATGGTTGCACCGCCAGAGTCAAATGACACATTGGGTGAGTCCAATACCGTTGAGCTAACAGGGAAGATCATGGTGGTAGCTGTGATTTTCCTCTTCATGGTTGTTGTGTTTGTTCTGTTACTTCATCTCTACGCCAAATGGTTCTGGTGGCGCATTGAGGAAAGCACAGCTCCTCAGCCACTGCACCGGCGGCGGCGCCGCCGCCGCTTTGTCTTTGCACCTGGTCAAGACCCGGTTGTCTATGGTGCTAACCAAACTGGGCTTGACCCTGCAGTTCTTAAGTCCTTGCCGGTGTTGGTGGTCAAACCAGAGGATTTCAAAGATGGTTTGGAGTGTGCAGTTTGCATCTCTGAGATTGTTGAAGGCGAGAAGGCAAGGCTGTTACCTAAATGCAATCATGGGTTTCATGTGGATTGTATAGATATGTGGTTTCAATCCCATTCTACCTGCCCTCTTTGTAGAAACCCTGTTGCCTCTGAATCCTGTAAACCCAATGGTTCTTCAAATGCTGAAGAGAATGTTTCAGGGGATAGTGAGCAATTAGAAGCTGAAAATTCTGGTGCTATGGATGGCTTAGAGGCTTCAAATTTTCCCACAAATGTTTTAGTTTGGGGGGACCAGACCCAAGTAGCTTCCTTTGGTGTTTCCTTGGAAGAAGGCACTTCTCAACAGCCACCCTGCACCTCATCATCTCCTTCAGCTAGTGATGGTAGATGTCATGGCATGTTGGTGATTGATATACCAAATGAGTTCACTTCTTCCTCTTTATCACCTTCTGGGAATAGGTGTGTTGAAGATGATTTGAAATCACCAATGACAACCAGATTAAGGTCATTTAAGAGGCTCTTAAGCAGAGACAAAAGGTTGAGTCCTTGTAGTCCAAGTTCTATAGATGTGGAACAAGCTCAAAGCTAG
- the LOC130746385 gene encoding uncharacterized protein C23H3.12c produces the protein MRAKLIVFPIRGRNWCFSRSIDHTLSASPSSSQSPSSIRDLWNNINVSDKPLNAKAELLIDYASSKMNKAWVGLEMAPAGSLKKKIHGLGLWLLSRVKPSEIFLKSISKDVTGVEVIYPSSLNAQLVRRRLRHIAMRGMIIHRKYFYGSVSLIPLTSALSVLPLPNVPFFWILFRTYSHWRALQGSEKLFQLVSDSHKTSNTSTDKKETELKDPKNESHSSQEPYWVLQPSKELESLVHQGDGHDGLCHHTILKICKIYDLNTIDVIKYEKSIF, from the exons ATGAGAGCCAAATTGATCGTGTTCCCAATACGAGGAAGAAACTGGTGCTTCTCCAGATCCATTGATCACACTCTCTCCGCTTCCCCTTCTTCCTCTCAATCCCCTTCATCCATCAGAGACTTATGGAACAACATCAACGTTTCTGATAAACCCCTTAACGCCAAAGCTGAGCTTCTTATAGACTATGCATCTAGCAAG ATGAATAAAGCTTGGGTTGGTTTGGAAATGGCACCTGCTGGatctttgaagaagaagattcatGG GTTGGGGCTGTGGCTTTTGTCACGGGTTAAGCCATCAGAGATTTTTTTGAAATCTATTTCGAAGGATGTCACTGGTGTTGAAGTCATTTATCCATCAAG tttgaatgctcaacttgttcGTCGAAGACTAAGGCATATTGCTATGAG GGGAATGATCATTCACCGTAAATACTTCTATGGTTCAGTTTCATTGATTCCGCTGACCTCTGCATTAAGC GTTTTACCTTTGCCTAATGTCCCATTCTTCTGGATTTTATTTCGCACTTATTCTCACTGGAGGGCCCTTCAG GGAAGTGAGAAGCTGTTTCAACTAGTCTCAGATAGCCACAAGACTTCAAACACTAGTACAGATAAGAAGGAAACTGAGCTCAAGGACCCTAAAAATGAAAGCCATAGTTCACAGGAACCATATTGG GTGCTGCAACCATCCAAAGAACTTGAGAGTCTTGTTCATCAAGGGGACGGGCATGACGGTCTCTGTCATCATACCATCCTAAAAATTTGCAAGATATATGATTTGAACACCATTGATGTTATTAAATACGAAAAGTCCATTTTTTGA